The stretch of DNA TATTTTGCCCCATTGCTTCGAGGACGGGTTTTACTGCGTCAAAATCAGCTTGATCCCCGCCGGCCATAATCGTTAATGTACCGTTTTTGGCGCCCACATCCCCGCCCGATACCGGTGCATCCAAGACGTGAATGTCTTTCTTTTTGCCTTCTTCATACAGTTTCTCAGCTAAAAGGGGGCTTGAAGTCGTCATATCAATGGCATACGATCCTGGTTTAGCGTTTGATAAAATGCCATCCTCTCCAAGATAAACGGCTTCTACATCACTCGGATAGCCGACAATCGTAATGATTACATTCGCTGTCTGCGCCACTTCTGCCGGTGTATCTTTCCAGACAGCGCCTGCGTCGAGCAGTTCCTGCGCCCGTGCTTTTGTCCGGTTATAAACGACAACCGGGTAGCCTGCCTTCATTAAATGTCCGGCCATGCTTTTTCCCATTACACCTGTTCCGATAAATCCAACCGTTTTGCTCATATGTAATCGACTCCTTCCAAAAATTGCTTCCTTCTTTATTGTATCAAAAAAACCGGGCGGTTGTTTTAGATTTTACTGTAGGTGGTAAAATGCTAAAGATAAGAAAAGGAGGAGCACAAAATGAAAGATGTCCAAACGAAACGGGTAGTGCTCCGTTTTCATAAAGGAACGGCAGAGCAGACGGAAGACCGCATTGTGACCGAGCAGCCGGTAACGGTCAAAATCAATGGGAACGAGTTTGTTACCATGGTGTGTACACCGTCTTACATAGAAGATATGGTTATTGGTTATTTAGCGTCAGAAGGCGTTATTCGCCGTTATGAGGATATGAAGCAAATGCGAATAGACGATTCGGGCTTTGTTCATATAGAGCTGGCGCGTGTCAATCCATTTTTTGAACAGCTCCAAAACAAGCGGTATGTCACATCATGCTGCGGCATGAGCCGGCAGGGGTTCGTGTTTGCCAACGACGCGCTTACCGCGAAAAAAATGCATGATATTCATGTGAAAGCAACACCGGATCTTTGTTTTTCATTGATGAAGCAGATGCAGGAAAATGCGGATGTGTTTAAAGAAACAGGCGGTGTTCACAACGCAGCGCTTTGTGATGAATCGGGTATTTTGCTGCATCGAATGGATATTGGCCGGCATAACGCTCTCGATAAATTATATGGATATTGCCTGCGTAATGGCGTATCGACGAGGGGGAAAATCCTTGTGTTCAGCGGCCGGATTTCCTCGGAGATCTTACTTAAAGCAGCCAAGATCGGCTGTGAAATGGTTTTGTCAAAATCAGCGCCAACAGAATTGGCCCTGCAGGCAGCCGAAGAACTAGGCATTACTACGGTTGGTTTTATCCGGGGCGGCTCTATGAACGTGTATACCGGTCCTGAACGAATCATCTTGCGTTAAAAAGGGCCCTTTGCTATAATAGATAACGCTTACATGAAAAGGCTTCCTTCGGTGATGAAGGAAATAGAAAACGAGCCACCTCGTTTTTTTTATCATGATAGTAATGGCATTTCTTTCGACGGGAAACGAAAGAAGCAGAC from Domibacillus sp. DTU_2020_1001157_1_SI_ALB_TIR_016 encodes:
- the fdhD gene encoding formate dehydrogenase accessory sulfurtransferase FdhD, with translation MKDVQTKRVVLRFHKGTAEQTEDRIVTEQPVTVKINGNEFVTMVCTPSYIEDMVIGYLASEGVIRRYEDMKQMRIDDSGFVHIELARVNPFFEQLQNKRYVTSCCGMSRQGFVFANDALTAKKMHDIHVKATPDLCFSLMKQMQENADVFKETGGVHNAALCDESGILLHRMDIGRHNALDKLYGYCLRNGVSTRGKILVFSGRISSEILLKAAKIGCEMVLSKSAPTELALQAAEELGITTVGFIRGGSMNVYTGPERIILR
- a CDS encoding NAD(P)-dependent oxidoreductase, whose translation is MSKTVGFIGTGVMGKSMAGHLMKAGYPVVVYNRTKARAQELLDAGAVWKDTPAEVAQTANVIITIVGYPSDVEAVYLGEDGILSNAKPGSYAIDMTTSSPLLAEKLYEEGKKKDIHVLDAPVSGGDVGAKNGTLTIMAGGDQADFDAVKPVLEAMGQNIILQGPAGAGQHTKMCNQIAIASNMMGVAEAIVYAEKAGLDPEQVLGSIGSGAAGSWSLANLAPRMIKGDFEPGFYIKHFIKDMNIAIESAEAMGMNTPGLTLAKSLYDKLSEQGHDDKGTQAIYLLLAGERKTLV